A window of the Lysinibacillus irui genome harbors these coding sequences:
- the tpiA gene encoding triose-phosphate isomerase, producing the protein MRKPIIAGNWKMFKTFEEAIQFVDAVQDKLPSNEKVDAVVCAPALYLPTLVQVASESELAIGAQTMHYENEGAFTGEISPAQLASVEVDYVILGHSERREYYNETDDAINKKVVAALAHSIVPIICCGETLEEREAGTTEQKVAGQIKAALAGFEAQQIEHMVIAYEPIWAIGTGKTATADDANQVCGAIRAVIEELYDAETANAVRIQYGGSVKPDNIQELLAKEHIDGALVGGASLQPESYLTLLEAAANA; encoded by the coding sequence ATGCGTAAACCAATTATTGCAGGTAACTGGAAAATGTTTAAAACATTTGAGGAAGCTATTCAGTTTGTAGATGCAGTGCAGGATAAACTCCCTTCTAATGAGAAAGTAGATGCTGTTGTTTGCGCACCAGCTCTTTACCTACCTACACTTGTGCAGGTTGCAAGCGAATCAGAATTAGCGATTGGCGCTCAAACAATGCACTATGAAAATGAAGGGGCCTTTACTGGTGAAATTAGCCCAGCACAGCTTGCAAGTGTAGAAGTAGATTATGTCATTTTAGGACATTCAGAACGTCGTGAATACTACAATGAAACAGATGACGCTATTAATAAGAAGGTAGTAGCGGCACTCGCACATAGCATCGTACCAATTATTTGCTGTGGTGAAACACTAGAAGAACGTGAAGCTGGCACAACAGAACAAAAGGTGGCAGGTCAGATTAAAGCGGCACTGGCTGGGTTTGAAGCACAGCAAATAGAGCATATGGTCATTGCCTATGAACCGATTTGGGCGATTGGAACTGGTAAAACTGCTACTGCAGATGATGCAAATCAAGTATGTGGAGCCATTCGAGCAGTTATCGAAGAGCTGTATGATGCTGAAACGGCGAATGCTGTTCGCATTCAATATGGTGGCAGTGTGAAGCCTGACAACATTCAGGAGCTTTTAGCAAAAGAACATATTGATGGTGCTTTAGTTGGTGGAGCAAGCTTACAACCAGAATCTTATTTAACATTATTGGAGGCGGCAGCAAATGCCTAA
- a CDS encoding phosphoglycerate kinase, which produces MLNKKTMKDIDVKGKRVFVRVDFNVPMADGAITDETRIRAAIPTIKYLVEQGAKVILASHLGRPKGEVKEDMRLTAVGIRLAELMGKPVMKLEESIGQAVEEAVANMQDGDILLLENVRFHAGEEKNDPALAQQFAQLADIYVNDAFGAAHRAHASTEGIAKHIPAVSGFLMQKELDVLGKALSNPEHPFTAIIGGAKVKDKIGVIESLLEKVDHLIIGGGLSFTFIKAQGHDIGKSLLEEDKIELAKSFIEKAKAKGVQLHMPIDAVVANEFSQDAETQIVDVDAIPADWMGLDIGPKTAAHYAEVIKNSKLIIWNGPMGVFEMDKFANGTKTVADAMAATTGYTVIGGGDSAAAVEKFEVADKMDHISTGGGASLELMEGKELPGIVALNDK; this is translated from the coding sequence ATGTTAAATAAGAAGACAATGAAAGATATTGATGTTAAGGGTAAACGCGTTTTTGTACGTGTAGATTTTAATGTTCCAATGGCAGATGGCGCCATTACCGACGAAACACGTATTCGTGCAGCTATTCCTACAATAAAGTATTTAGTAGAGCAGGGTGCGAAAGTTATTTTAGCTTCTCACTTAGGTCGTCCAAAGGGTGAAGTAAAAGAAGACATGCGTTTAACAGCTGTTGGTATTCGCTTAGCTGAATTAATGGGCAAGCCTGTTATGAAGCTTGAAGAATCTATTGGGCAAGCGGTGGAAGAAGCCGTTGCAAACATGCAGGATGGAGACATCCTTCTTCTTGAAAATGTTCGCTTCCATGCAGGGGAAGAGAAAAATGATCCAGCATTAGCACAGCAATTTGCTCAGCTAGCGGATATTTATGTCAATGATGCTTTCGGTGCAGCTCACCGTGCACATGCTTCTACAGAAGGGATTGCTAAGCATATTCCAGCTGTCTCTGGTTTCCTTATGCAAAAGGAATTAGATGTATTAGGAAAAGCTTTATCTAACCCTGAGCATCCATTTACTGCAATTATCGGTGGTGCTAAAGTAAAAGATAAAATTGGCGTAATTGAAAGCCTATTAGAAAAAGTAGATCACTTAATTATCGGTGGTGGTTTATCATTTACATTTATCAAGGCACAAGGGCACGATATCGGTAAATCCTTGTTAGAAGAAGATAAAATCGAGCTAGCTAAATCTTTCATTGAAAAAGCAAAAGCAAAAGGCGTGCAATTACATATGCCAATCGACGCTGTCGTTGCCAATGAATTCTCACAAGATGCAGAAACACAAATCGTTGATGTAGACGCTATTCCAGCTGATTGGATGGGTCTAGATATTGGACCAAAAACGGCTGCTCACTATGCAGAAGTGATTAAAAACTCTAAATTAATCATTTGGAATGGTCCAATGGGTGTCTTCGAAATGGATAAATTTGCAAACGGTACAAAAACAGTTGCCGATGCAATGGCGGCAACAACAGGCTATACAGTGATCGGTGGTGGTGATTCAGCAGCTGCTGTTGAAAAGTTTGAAGTGGCGGACAAAATGGATCACATTTCTACAGGTGGCGGTGCTTCCCTAGAATTAATGGAAGGCAAAGAGCTTCCAGGAATTGTAGCACTAAACGATAAATAA